Part of the Deltaproteobacteria bacterium genome, GTGAATTACTATCCTTTAAAATAGTACTGTTTGGTGGTAAAAGGGAATTATTCATTGAAAAAAGTGTTCATACGCTTTGTGGGGACACATGAGGCCTATGATCAAATTGACGTGGAGGTGATCTGATGATTCCC contains:
- a CDS encoding type II toxin-antitoxin system HigB family toxin encodes the protein MVVKGNYSLKKVFIRFVGTHEAYDQIDVEVI